The DNA sequence CTTGGCACGATGCCGTCTTCTGGAGGCCACCTTCAGAGAAGGTGCTCAACATtggttccaaaaacttggtccaAGGGTGATCACATCTtgggaacagatgaaaacctTGTTTCTAACTCAGTTCCAGGCTGCGGTGAAGTATACGCCACCGGTTACCACACTGGCCAATGTGAAACAGAAGGAAGGGGAAAGCTTGACCTCATACTTTAAAAGATTCAATGTAGAGTCTACCTTGGTGGGAGGCGTGATTGATGAGACACTGAAAATACTTCTTATAGCTGGTCTTCGCGTGAGAACAGATTTCTGGAAACACCTGTAAGGAAAGGACCCTGTGTCGTTAACTGATGTACTTGCAAAGGTGGAATCCTTCAAAGCGATTGAGCAATCGCTTGCTGAAACAAAGAAAAATGGTAATACCCACAACTTTAAGGAGCGATCTTAGAGAAGAGACAGATCTGTGAGTCCAGATTATCGGCAGAATACCCGAAGCCCTAATAGGGTGAACGCCGTGAATGTGCGGAGAGAGTGGAGTCCGCCATCAAACTATGAAAAAAGGGTAAGAAATTACACTCCGCTGGCAGCATCCATTGACCATATCTTTAAGGTGAATAAGGATAGGGGAATTTTCAAGAAACCAGACCGTCTGACTTCGTGGCAGAGTAGAGACAAGAAAAAATATTGCGATTACCATGAGTCCACCGGCCATGACACCCACGAGTGTCATCACTcaaaagatgaaattgaagaattgatcaaggctgGATACCTGGGAGAGTGGATTGATAAGGTGAAACGACGCAGAGGGAACGATGATAAGGGGAAAGATGAAAGGCATTCCACACAAGCAGAGGATGTCGAAAAGACAACGGAGGTTAAGTTCCAAAGGGCTGGAAATATTCGGGCATTTGTTAGTGATAGCAATCGAGCGTTGGAAAGGAATGCGAGAGAGGCACGACACCCACCACTCACCAACATTCACAACTTGGAAGATAAACCTCCCAAAATATTCAAAAGGGAATCTGCTGATATTACATTCAGGGAGAGAGAGTCAAGATGAGATCAGCCCCATAACGATGCGCTGGTGATAATTATGCTTATTGGGGCAATGAACGTGCATCGAGTCTTCTTGGACAACGGGAGCTCTGCGAATATCTTGTATTACAACACATACAAAAAATTGGGTTTCCCAGAAAGTGACATGAATTTTGAAGATGCACACGTCTACGGTTTTACTGGAGAGCCAGTAAGAGTTATGGGTTCGGTTAGGCTTCCTGTCACGCTTGGGGAAGGAGCTCTATCTGTCACTCAAATGATAGACTTCAAAGTGCTTGATCAGGACTCCGCGCATAACGTGTTGGTGGGCAGACCTTGGTTGCGagcgttcagggtgataacctcgatacatcacttgatgataaagttcccaacACCTAACGAGTGGACAGTCTGAGAGGGTCGCAATACGAGTCACGCGACTCCTATCACAAGGCTATTAAAGAATTTCGCAGGAGAAGGTATGAGGGAAAAAGTCTTCCATTTGAGGATGCGGCGGACATTCAGACAAAACCAAGTGGAGAGGTTCATTCCATTATTTTGTGGAAGGTCCGGAGGAAGAAGAAACTCATGTTACCGAGACCCCTGTTTTGACGTGGGGGAATGTTTCGAGGATCCATAGTGTGGAGGAAGTTGTGGTGAATCATATAGAAGGGATCACGCAGAAGGTGGTTAATGGAGAAAAGTTAGAAGGAAGAAGTGAAATTTTACAAAGCCTCGAAAATAGCCtcaaggtggatgctcctcaaaaCGAGGACGCGCCCTTGGAAAGTGAAAATGaaattgaggttgatgctcctcaaaatgaggacgcgccctccacaCCTACATTGCACAAAGCCATGCCTTGTCCTGAGGTGGATGCTCCCACATATAGAAATGCGCCCTCGGATGTAGGAATGGAGGTTGAGgacccccgagactttgatttTGATCTAGATCCTAGAATCCCTATGCCTGCCGAGAAAACGGGGCTAGCCGAAGACACAATATCTGTTCCGATCGACAAGGATGACCCAAGCAAAGTTTTGAAGGTGGGAGATCAACTAAGTTATGAAATGAGGGAAGGGACTTACCCGTTTTTTGATTAAAAATCTCAACAtcttcgcatggagtcattcaAACATGGTGGGAATCGACCAAGGGGTAATGTGTCATCGGTTGAATATTTTCCCTAATTGAACGGGCATACGACAAAAGCGTCGCCCGGTGAGCGGAGAAAGGGCGATATCATTAAAAGAAGAGGTGGACCGACTGTTGGAAGTGGGGTTGATCAAAAAATCTTACTACCCCGAGTGGCTCGCAAATCCAGTGCTTATGAAAAAGccgaatgggaagtggaggacatgtgtagaTTTCACAGATCTCAATAAGGCTTGCCCGAAGGACAGCTTTCCGCTCTCAtgaattgatcagttggttgacgcgaCGGCAGGGCATGCCTTGTTAAGCtttatggatgcatactctgGTTACAATCAAATTCCCATGTACGATCCTGATCAGGAGCATACATCCTTCATTACTGATAGAGGGCTATATTGCTACATAGGGATGCCGTTTGGATTGATCAACGCAAGCGCGACCTACCAACGATCGGTGAACATGATGTTCAAGAATCAGATTGGAAGAACCAAGGAGGTGTATGTTGACGATATATTGGTAAAATCCAAGGAGGCAAACGATCATGTCAAGCACTTGATGGAAAAGTTTAACATTCTAAGGAGGTTTCACATGAAGTTGAATTCGCAGAAGTGCGTGTTCGGTGTGGAGTCGGGCAAGTTTCTTGGGTTCATAGTTAATCATAGAGGAATTGAAGCTAACCTTGCAAAGATCAAAGCACTGCTAGATATGAAATCTTAACCAGTGTGAAGCAGGTGCAAAGCCTAACTGGAAAGATCGCCGTGTTGAACCGATTTGTCTCTGAATCATCCGACAGGTGCAAAGATTTCTTTAAGGCGATCAAAGGGGCAgggaaagactttgtatggacacCAGAATGTGAAAAAGCTTTTAGAAGGATAAAGGAACAACTAGGGAAGCCTCCCATATTGTCAAAACCATTAGCTGGGGATTCTTTGATCCTAAACCTTGTAGTTTTTGAGTATTCAATTAGCGCTGTGCTAGTAAGGGAAGAGGATGCGCAACAGTCACCAGTGTATTATGTAAGGAAGCGATTGCACGACGCTAAAACTCGTTATACAAGTATGGAGAAGCTGGTTTATGCCTTGATCCTTGCGTCGAGGAAGCTACGCCCATACTTCCAGGCCCATAGAATTGAAGTCCGTACAACATACCCTCTGTAACAAGTCCTTCACAAGCCAGAATCATCGGGGAGAATGTTGAAATGGGCAgtggagttgggacagtttgactTGGAATACATGCGCCATACAGCGATTAAAGGACAGGCCTTAGCCGATTTCTTGTTGGAGCTAAATTATACGGTTGATGATAAGGCTTTGGTAGTGCTGCATCCCCCTCATACTGAGGAATGTTTAGAGGAGTTTCCACATCcctggtggatcttgcatgtggatggggcagttaacaatggaggagcGAGCACGGGCATGGTACTCGTGTCTCCGGAAGGCCATCATCCGATGAGTGCAATTCACTTCAAATTTTATGCAACGAATAATGATGCGGAATATGAAGCATTGATCAATGGCCTGAAGATCGCTTTGGAAATGAGAATGCGGAACCTAATTGCAAAGAGCGACTCGTAGTTGGTGGTAAACTAGGTGAATGGGGGGTTTCAAGTTCGCAGACCGCGGACGGAATTGTACTTAAGGTGCACACAGTGACTGATTGGAAAGTTTAAAGAGGTTAGGCTGGAATGTGTACCGCGGGAAAAGAACAGCAACGTGGATTCCTTGGAGAAAATGGGATCCCAGCAGGAGGCTGTGTTGTTGGGATCTATACCCCTAGAAATCCAGGATATTCCTAGTATCCCAGAGGTTAAGGTGATGCAAGTAGATGAGGCTCCCAAGAAAACATAGATGACGCCCATTCTTGATTGTATTCACAAGGGAGCACTTCCTGAGGATAAGTTTAAGGCTAGACGACTCCACTACCAAGTTGCAAGGTATGTGGTATATGATAAAGTTTTGTATATAAGGGGCTTCAATCAACCACTGCTCAGATATATCGATGAAGAAGAGGGAAATTACATCTTAAGGGAAGTACATGAGGGGATCTGTGGTAATCACTCGGGGGTAATTCATTGGCGATGAAAGTTTTGCGCCAAGGTTATTACTGGCCTACTATGACAGTGGATATCGCAAGTTTCGTCAGATCCTGCGATCGTTGCCAATGGTTTGCGAATTACTTATCTATGCCAGCAACGCTCTTGACGCCTATGGTGAGCCCATTGCcatttgccatgtgggggattgaTCTTATTGGAGAACTACCTAAGGCTAAAGGAGATGTCAAGTATGCAGTGGTCGTggttgattactttactaaatgggcaGAAGCCATGCCATTGGCAactatcaccgcaaagaaaatTAAAGAATTTGTCTTCAACTCTATCGTGTGCAGGTTTGGTATTCCTTACCAACTTGTCTCTGACAATGGCAAGCAGTTTCACAGCAAGGAGTTGCGGCATTTATGTGAGGATCTGAAAATTAAGAAGGAGTTTGCAGCGGTCTATCATCCGCAAAGCAATGGGCAAACAGAGGCcgtgaataaaataataaagcatacccttAAGACAAAACTGGAAGAACGCAAAGGGAATTGGCCTAATGAACTCCCAAAAGTGATGTGGTCCTACAACACTACTCGAAGATCTACTACGGGGAAACTCCGTTTATGCTGACTTACGGATATgaagctatggtccccgtggaGGTGGGCTCTGGGTTGCTTCGTAGAGATCGTTACACGGAGGAAGATGCAGAAGTTAACCAGAGTCTTCATTTGGATCTCTTGGAAGAAGCAAGGGAAAATTCCCAGTTAAGGCTTGTGGCATATCAACAGCGTGCTGCAAGGTATTACAATAAGAAGGTAAAGGGACAGTTGCTGAAGGTGGGAGATCTGGTACTCAAGAAGGTGATACCAAACACAAAGAATCCCCAACATGGAGtatttggagctaattgggaaggaccgtacaagATTAAAGCAATTATATGGAAGGGTACTTATCACGTTGAAGATTTGGAAGGAAAGCTGATTTCGCGAGCATGGAACACGGAGCATCTtcgaaagtattatcagtaaggcGCGACTTTGGCCCCTTACATATCATATTTATATTATATAGGGTTGTGCCCAAATTATAGGCTAGAAGCAataaaattcctcctagcctagggggtagtgcatgtactacttaccttagaactagttgaaggatcattttttgaataaattccccacagagcatagtagccgtgGGACTGGTACACTTTTGACACCAGAGCACATTATTAATAAAAACTTTGAAAAATTCCAATGGCTGTTTGCTTGTAGATTTTCTTGGTTATATGACGTGTCCTACCACAGGACGCGCCCTGAGAAGTAGTCCTTTATTTATATTTGTAAAAGCACGATTAGTAAAGGGAACACTAAAGAAAACTCACATAAAAATGGAACTAGGACGCGTCTTGGGTCTAAGGCCGCGCCCAAGTAATCTTGGTTGATGCTCCTTTAATTAGTGCTCCTTTAATTTTAGTATTCCATAATTGAAAATGAGGACGCGTTCTTATTAGGGACGCGTCCAGCCTGATATGTCGAAAATACTTATCTTCAAAAATGAAAGGTAGACGCGTCGAAACAATAGGATGCATCCATCTGTATTATGCCTTGCCTAATTACAAAAGTCTATGGTGCTGGAATTGAATTAATACATAAGGAAGACGCATCCCAAAATGAGGACGCACCCTTGCAGGACATCTTCTTAGCTTGTAATGATAAAGGGGATAATAACAGGATTTGAAAGGCGATGCGTCCTCAGCTTAGGACACGCCCATATGTATGACAAAACAAGATTAAGAAAGTAAAAAAAGATACGCATGAAGATAATTAAAAGGGAGAGAACCTTATGAAAGTACCAACAAACAAAATTCAGAAATAATCATAAGTTTACAACTTGCAAGGCTTAAAAGGGGCGTGCACCCTTAAGATAATTCAGATAAAAAGTTCATAAATAAACATGAGACGCATCCTAGACAGGGGGCGCATCCTGAGGCTTGTCCTGGTCTTTCGGGGAAGAAGGTGGAGGCTGAGTCTGAAGTGGAGAAGGTGTTGGGGACGCGTCGTCCTCTTCCAAGCCAAAGATGATCCTCTTGCTTTTGATGGAATCTGCAGCCCTGATCCTGAATTCATTTACCCATTTCTGGGTGTCTTCATCAAATTTGGAGAAAGGATATTCTGGGTCATTTTCTATAAACCCAGAACACCATTCCTCGAATCCAGCAGCAAAACCATTTTGGTATACCAACTTCTTCTCTTCTTTACATCCATGTAACCTGTCATCATTTAGAGTATCCAATTCCAGTTGCATGGTGGAATTCAGAGTGACAACACTCTCCATAGCCTTTTCCACAGAGGTAATAGTACCTTTGAGCTGCGCCTTCTCACCCTCAAGACGCGTCCTGTCTCGTTGCAATCGCTTGATCTCAACATCCTTCTCTTGGGCGAGCAAAGTAATGCTCTTCTCCAAAGATCTGATTTTgtcttcagcctgacttttagcAGTGTCAGTGACAGCAAGACGCGCCCTGAGTCTAGAAGCCATGTTGGTAATTTTCCTAGCATGCAAATGGAGCTCGGCTGCTGCTTCCACCATGGCTTGCTCTGTTTGTTCTTCTGTCCTGGAAGTCCATCCTCTAACTTCATCTTCAATGAAGGCGCCAACTGAGGACGTGCCCAGATATCTGATAATAAAGGATTGGTCATCTGGAACTGTCTTTTGACGCTTTGAGGGCGCGTCGTCCTTATCCGAGATGTTCACCACAGTGGTGTCAATTATCTTTGGTGGAGGGGAAGGAGTGGCAGCAGGCAAAAGATCTTTGACTTTTGGATCTGGCTTAACAGGAGCTTGCTTTCTGGCTCTCAGTTTCTTAGTGGCTCCAATGGCAAACCCTTTAGGAAGAGAAGTCATGTATGTGGCATAAACATGAAAAAACGTTAGACATGGACGCGCCAAGTTATAAGGACGCGCCAAATAAGTTATGGCAGTAATATTAAAATGGCAAGTGCACATAATGGTTTTATACATAATAAAATTTTGTGAAGAACTGGACGCATCCTGTGTGATATGATGTATCATGTGAGAACCATATAATGTAAAAGTTTTTTACAAGCATCTAAACCACATAAAGGACACGGAGACGCGTCCAGATAGCATGACGCGCCAAGAGCAAAATGTGTAGATTGTAAATGCATGTGTAAAGTGGAAGCTGTGTGTATGATGATGCATGTATGACGAGTCCTAAGTCCATGACACGTCCTATGTCCAATAATTCTTACCTTGCTCTAAATCCACTTGTCTACTAATGTCCAGTTGGACTAATTCTGTTACATTGAGCCCTCTAGCCTTTTCAGAAGCAGTAAGGATGGGTTTCCCATTATAAAAATCATGATATTTACAAATGGAACCCACCCTTTCGGACAAAGCCCCAATCTTTTTAAGATTGGCTTCTGTAATCATCTCTTCGAGATTAAAGTGCTTCTCAGCATATGCCAGCACCTTCTCTACTCTCTTTTTTCTCTTTCCCGTTAGCTCTTTTTAGGTTCTTTTGTCTAAAGGAGAAACGAGGATGTCAAAATCAGAAAAAAGGAATGGAAAATTAAGAAATAGAACGCGTCCTAAAATAAGGGCGCGTCTTATTAATGTTTCTTACTTGGCTCTAGATTGAAGCATACGCGGGCCCTTTTTACATCATAAATATAGAAGAACGGCTCCTTCTAGTCCCTCTCGTGGCTGATTTTACCATCATTAAACCCTTTGTTGTTCAGCCACTTATTGAAAACTAAGAAGTGGTAGCCTGGGATAGAATTCCTGATGCTGAAGAAATAGCTGAATTCTTTTATGGAGGGCGCGCCCAACCCCAAATTATGGTACATGATGTATAAGGCCCATGCTAGTTTGTAGGAGTTTGGGGACAATTGGATTGGGGCAATGTCGTACCATTTCAAGATCTTCTTAATATAAGGATGTAGGGGCGCGCCCACACCCAGGGAAATGAGTTTGGGGGTGAGCACCATCCTGGGAATCCTCAGATTCTCCATGGTGAAGAGATGAGGCCTCATCTTGCGCAGAGGACGTGCCCAGATTCCCTCCATGTCATAGTTCTTCATATTCCAGCCAATCTCCAATTCCGTGGCTGTTGAATTCATGCCAACACAATCCAACTTATTTTCGCTCTTTCTCCAGACATTCTTTTCTGATTCAGGAAGATCCTCAAGCTCTTTCTAGTCAAAATTAAGTTCTACATCTTCTGGTTCCCAGTGTTCAAAAGGAGTGTCAGATTTTTGGGGGGAAATGGGATATTTGTCAGGATCAGGAACTCTTTGCCTAAATTCACTCTCACTATGAGGAGAGGACGCGCCCGGAGCAGGTGACGCATCCTAAGAAGGGGACGCGTCCTCCTCAGAGACAATCACACGAGAAGGAGGATTAGTTGTGGGGATAATCTCATCATCGGACCAATCTTCGATGGCTGCCCTAGTATTGAGAATTGGAGTTCTTTTATGTTTTACTTTACTTTTTCTCATCCTAGAGCCTATAGGGACGTGATCCATGGAGTCAGAACTAGAATCTGCCATGATCGAAGATTTTGATTTGAGAAATTCAAAGACGCACACTTCCGCCTCAAGAAAGGGAGTAGTCCTATGAGATTCAGAAGGCTCAGGAGGAAATAAATTGGAGGAGGAGAGTAGATCCCTATACGCTTTTTTAGAGCCTTAAATGGATGAAAAGGGGAATAAGATGCATCCTCCATCTGAAATAAGAATGGAAAAGATCTTGAGGACGCGTCCAGGTTTAAAGAAAAAGAAGGAATCGGAAATATAAAGAAATATATACGGATGGAAAAGCAAGTGAGATATTATGAAAAGACGCGTCCTATAGAATCTATCGCAGGGAGTTAACTAAGACAAAGTAGTGTATGACGCGTCCTAATATGACAGCGCGTCTACTCTATTTGTGTTAAATAAAACAAACAAACAACTTAGCTTACAACAGAAAATATGACGCACCCTCAGTGGTAGACGCATCCAAAATGGTTAAAATACAATGGAATTCTAATCGATTGTGGGCAATTTGGGGAAATTAAATTAAATCCTAGAAACAGTCAATTGTGGAATCAAAAGAGCAAAACATGGTGGTTGTTGTATATATACACAAAATAAAGTGAAAAACAGTTGAGTAAAAGATAAGAATGTGAACAGTCTTTTGCTTATCATGGTTAATTTACTTGACAAAATGGAGAAATAAAAGAAGATTTACATACCTTGTGAGTTGTGGATTGATTGGCCGGAAGGAATCGGACAATAGACGGGTGAATCGTCGGAATATTGGGTCTGGAGTTTCAAGGCGGCGATGGTGGCGGTtttctgagagagaaaagagggAAGTGATAATGAGAAATTATTTTAGGGTATTTATAGGGAAATGGATGATGACATGTATAATAGTTGTCACGCAACATTAAATTTTGAGAATATGGAGAGTTGATGCGTCAAGGTCTAAGGATGCGTCCTGATCAGTGACAAAGAGGCAATCCAAAATTTTTCTTGTGGTTTTAAGTAAAAATTCCAATTTTATTTTCaactgcaaatggaatttggggggtagttgttatacccaaaatttggcattagATCAATGCGGGTCAAACGCGGGTTAATTAGAGTCAAACTCGATGTTGTGTTGTAAAGGAGGAAATCAGGACGCGCCCATGTGGTTAGGACGCGTCCACCATGGTGGGAGTGTACTAAAGGATAGTCCTGTGGCAGAGAAATTTTGAGGTACGCGCCTAGGAGGTAGGACGCATCTTGTATGTGTGGAATGTCATGAGAGGTAATTGTTGAAGAAAGGATACATGCATCATAAAGGCCAGGACGTGCCCAGTGTCCCAGTACACGTCCTGTGTTTTAGAAGTACATTTCAAGGGTGAGCTTAGGATAAAGCAACAATGGAAATGAGAGATTATCTTTCTTACTAACGTATTTATTGCAGGTACTCATTGAAGAATTCCCTCCTcgagacggtcaaggagggggatgtccgtgaaaagcttgaaggcctccaagggtatgcctgatgattgaaggcctcctcctgtattcaacgggtgtcctcgttagggatgtggggttaactttggtgtgtgctttgggaact is a window from the Apium graveolens cultivar Ventura chromosome 1, ASM990537v1, whole genome shotgun sequence genome containing:
- the LOC141721586 gene encoding uncharacterized protein LOC141721586 produces the protein MVPVEVGSGLLRRDRYTEEDAEVNQSLHLDLLEEARENSQLRLVAYQQRAARYYNKKVKGQLLKVGDLVLKKVIPNTKNPQHGVFGANWEGPYKIKAIIWKGTYHVEDLEGKLISRAWNTEHLRKYYQ